The Frondihabitans australicus genome includes a region encoding these proteins:
- a CDS encoding glyceraldehyde-3-phosphate dehydrogenase: protein MAARDELDDTLELAWSDRLAAAESMIPIIGRLHRESGVVVSLHGQPLLGQSPIGIVKAHRFTRRVEETEVPLVETLAVLTELARADLGPASVDVAELAQRFRQEGGGTTLADYLRDEFFLAGRPAAAAVEAAAAASSPSSKQDVVLYGFGRIGRMLARILIERAGAGSTLALRAVVVKRRGEHDIVKRASLLRRDSIHGPFEGTITVDEANDVIIANGTRIQFLYSDSPAEVDYAAHAIHDAIVVDNTGRWRDRAGLSQHLQSSGASRVILTAPGKGDVPNVVHGINHELASGETIVSAASCTTNAIVPVLQVMSDRFGIRHGHVETVHSFTNDQNLVDNFHSGDRRGRAAGLNMVITETGAAKAAEKALPELAGRLTANAVRVPTPNVSLAILHLSLETVVSRDDVNAVLRESSLSGPLRRQIDYIESPEVVSTDFRGSRRAGVVDGLATIGTGDGHVVLYVWYDNESGYSRQVVRVLREMVGGDSVTIPAPRATALKEGVTA, encoded by the coding sequence ATGGCGGCGCGCGACGAGCTCGACGACACCCTCGAGCTCGCCTGGTCGGACCGCCTCGCGGCGGCGGAGAGCATGATCCCGATCATCGGCCGCCTGCACCGCGAGTCGGGCGTGGTCGTGTCGCTCCACGGTCAGCCCCTGCTCGGCCAGTCGCCGATCGGCATCGTCAAAGCCCACCGCTTCACGCGCCGGGTGGAGGAGACCGAGGTCCCTCTGGTCGAGACGCTGGCCGTGCTCACCGAGCTCGCGCGCGCCGACCTCGGGCCCGCCTCCGTCGACGTCGCGGAGCTCGCACAGCGATTCCGGCAGGAGGGCGGCGGGACGACCCTCGCCGACTACCTGCGCGACGAGTTCTTCCTCGCCGGTCGGCCCGCCGCGGCAGCCGTGGAGGCCGCCGCCGCAGCCTCGTCGCCGTCGTCCAAGCAGGACGTCGTGCTCTACGGCTTCGGCAGGATCGGCCGCATGCTCGCCCGCATCCTCATCGAGCGGGCCGGCGCGGGATCGACGCTCGCACTCCGCGCCGTCGTCGTGAAGCGCCGCGGCGAGCACGACATCGTCAAGCGCGCCAGCCTGCTCCGCCGCGACTCGATCCACGGGCCGTTCGAGGGCACGATCACCGTCGACGAGGCGAACGACGTGATCATCGCCAACGGCACCAGGATCCAGTTCCTCTACTCGGACTCGCCGGCCGAGGTCGACTACGCAGCGCATGCGATCCATGACGCGATCGTCGTCGACAACACGGGCCGGTGGCGGGACCGCGCGGGGCTCTCACAGCACCTCCAGAGCTCGGGAGCCTCGCGCGTCATCCTCACCGCACCGGGCAAGGGCGACGTGCCGAACGTCGTCCACGGGATCAATCACGAGCTCGCCTCGGGCGAGACGATCGTCAGCGCCGCCTCCTGCACGACGAACGCGATCGTGCCCGTGCTGCAGGTGATGTCGGATCGCTTCGGCATCCGGCACGGGCACGTCGAGACGGTCCACTCGTTCACGAACGACCAGAACCTCGTCGACAACTTCCACTCGGGCGACCGCCGGGGGCGCGCCGCCGGGCTGAACATGGTGATCACCGAGACGGGCGCGGCGAAGGCCGCCGAGAAGGCGCTGCCGGAGCTCGCCGGTCGTCTCACCGCGAACGCCGTGCGCGTCCCGACCCCGAACGTCTCCCTCGCGATCCTGCACCTCTCGCTCGAGACGGTCGTGTCACGCGACGACGTGAACGCCGTGCTCCGGGAGTCGTCGCTCTCCGGGCCCCTGCGTCGCCAGATCGACTACATCGAGTCGCCCGAGGTCGTGTCGACGGACTTCCGCGGATCCCGGCGCGCAGGAGTCGTCGACGGTCTGGCGACCATCGGCACCGGCGACGGCCACGTCGTGCTCTACGTCTGGTACGACAACGAGTCGGGCTACAGCCGTCAGGTCGTGCGCGTGCTGCGCGAGATGGTCGGCGGCGACAGCGTCACGATCCCGGCGCCTCGCGCCACCGCACTGAAGGAAGGCGTCACCGCATGA
- the glpX gene encoding class II fructose-bisphosphatase, whose translation MTLLDPVAPATLFTHPDRNLGMELVRATEAAAIRSAPWIGRGEKNLADGAAVDAMRKFLGTVDFDGVVVIGEGEKDHAPMLFNGEHVGTGNGPSCDIAVDPIDGTSLTAAGRMNALSVIAVSDRGSMYDPSAVFYMDKIVTGPEGRGLIDLDLPIGENIRRLADAKGVTVGDIVVAVLDRPRHAGLIADIRAAGAGTRLLLDGDVAGGINAARPDSRIDMCVGVGGTPEGIITACAVKALGGVIQGRLKPKDDEERQKALDAGHDLDRILDQDDLVTGDNTYFVATGVTDGALVAGVQRSNGMIRTESLILRSHSGTQRRVIADHLESKWYGED comes from the coding sequence ATGACCCTGCTCGACCCCGTCGCACCCGCCACCCTGTTCACGCATCCCGATCGCAACCTCGGCATGGAGCTCGTCCGCGCCACGGAGGCGGCGGCCATCCGCTCCGCTCCGTGGATCGGCCGCGGTGAGAAGAACCTGGCCGACGGGGCGGCGGTCGATGCGATGCGGAAGTTCCTCGGCACGGTCGACTTCGACGGCGTCGTGGTGATCGGCGAGGGCGAGAAGGACCATGCGCCGATGCTCTTCAACGGCGAGCACGTCGGCACGGGCAACGGGCCCTCCTGCGACATCGCCGTCGATCCCATCGACGGGACCTCCCTGACGGCCGCCGGCCGTATGAACGCACTCTCGGTGATCGCCGTCTCCGACCGGGGCTCGATGTACGACCCGTCGGCCGTGTTCTACATGGACAAGATCGTCACCGGCCCCGAGGGGCGCGGGCTCATCGACCTCGACCTCCCGATCGGCGAGAACATCCGACGCCTCGCCGACGCCAAAGGCGTGACCGTGGGCGACATCGTCGTCGCGGTGCTCGACCGTCCCCGTCACGCCGGTTTGATCGCCGACATTCGGGCTGCAGGAGCCGGCACTCGTCTGCTCCTGGACGGTGACGTGGCCGGTGGCATCAACGCCGCCCGCCCGGACTCGCGGATCGACATGTGCGTCGGTGTCGGCGGCACGCCGGAGGGCATCATCACGGCGTGCGCGGTGAAGGCCCTCGGAGGTGTGATCCAGGGTCGGCTGAAGCCGAAGGACGACGAGGAGCGGCAGAAGGCCCTCGATGCGGGCCACGACCTCGACCGGATCCTCGACCAGGACGACCTGGTGACGGGCGACAACACGTATTTCGTGGCGACGGGTGTGACGGACGGGGCGCTGGTCGCGGGGGTGCAGCGGAGCAACGGGATGATCCGGACGGAGTCGCTGATCCTGCGCTCGCACTCGGGCACCCAGCGTCGCGTGATCGCCGACCACCTCGAGTCGAAGTGGTACGGCGAGGACTGA
- a CDS encoding C40 family peptidase, which produces MTFEGSGRHRAAPSRRHRAEPARRQLSLPTPSFDLPRVSGAAFRRAAITSSAVVAVAGLSLTMTVPANAAALPTAHTHSRIAPRVVAPKAQSYTVPATATETASTARDGFTATAPAVLAAKQAAAQSGAVRKSAAIAAILAAPVSSISYSAVAAASEPNTSTTGDGSTGVTVTTTGTVADVVDPATLKGASATAVGIVAAATQYVGKVPYVHDGADPKTGFDCSGLVMYVYAKYGIAVPHDVDGIAALGTPIDVKNARPGDLVVYPHQHIGIYIGDGYMVDAPNVGRDVEVQKVWGTPVYVHIDGA; this is translated from the coding sequence ATGACTTTCGAGGGCTCAGGACGACACCGCGCCGCGCCCTCCCGACGCCACCGCGCCGAGCCGGCACGCCGCCAGCTCTCGCTGCCGACGCCGTCGTTCGACCTCCCGCGGGTGTCGGGCGCCGCCTTCCGTCGCGCCGCCATCACCTCATCGGCCGTCGTCGCCGTCGCGGGGCTCTCGCTCACGATGACCGTCCCCGCGAACGCCGCCGCACTGCCCACGGCACACACTCACTCCCGCATCGCGCCGCGTGTCGTGGCTCCTAAGGCCCAGTCGTACACGGTTCCGGCCACCGCGACCGAGACAGCGTCGACGGCCCGCGACGGCTTCACCGCGACCGCTCCGGCGGTGCTCGCCGCGAAGCAGGCGGCGGCGCAGTCGGGTGCGGTGCGCAAGTCGGCGGCGATCGCCGCGATCCTGGCGGCCCCGGTGTCGTCCATCTCGTACTCCGCGGTCGCGGCGGCGAGCGAACCGAACACGAGCACGACCGGTGACGGCTCGACCGGTGTCACCGTGACCACCACGGGCACGGTCGCCGATGTCGTCGACCCGGCCACGCTCAAGGGCGCCTCGGCCACCGCCGTCGGCATCGTCGCGGCGGCCACCCAGTACGTCGGCAAGGTGCCCTACGTCCACGACGGCGCGGACCCCAAGACCGGTTTCGACTGCTCCGGCCTGGTCATGTACGTCTACGCGAAGTACGGCATCGCCGTGCCGCATGACGTCGACGGCATCGCCGCCCTCGGCACCCCGATCGACGTGAAGAACGCCAGGCCCGGCGACCTCGTCGTGTACCCGCACCAGCACATCGGCATCTACATCGGCGACGGCTACATGGTCGACGCTCCGAACGTGGGTCGCGACGTCGAGGTGCAGAAGGTGTGGGGCACGCCCGTCTACGTGCACATCGACGGCGCCTAG
- a CDS encoding TetR/AcrR family transcriptional regulator codes for MPSLDAAETADLRRRIVDAGIDAIRATGHSTVTLDDIARQADLEVAEVESAFPIWDLLMVSIIDGWVGVIRRDQALIAERDGAVAYVRSLVEAAASDPAMVRTRLAFIGAASDENHAANGWYRSSYAQFMQDVTLFFTRDIVAKREPRTVSPRFAAEQLIALYEGLQVQSTMLDTVDLLTAWDRAVGFLHFGWSEGA; via the coding sequence ATGCCCTCTCTCGACGCCGCTGAGACCGCCGACCTGCGACGCCGGATCGTCGACGCCGGCATCGACGCGATCCGGGCGACCGGCCACTCGACGGTCACGCTCGACGACATCGCCCGGCAGGCCGACCTCGAGGTCGCCGAGGTGGAGTCGGCGTTCCCGATCTGGGACCTCCTCATGGTGTCGATCATCGACGGGTGGGTGGGCGTGATCCGCCGCGACCAGGCGCTGATCGCCGAGCGAGACGGGGCCGTCGCCTACGTGCGGAGCCTCGTCGAGGCGGCGGCCTCGGATCCTGCGATGGTCCGCACCCGGCTGGCCTTCATCGGTGCGGCGTCCGACGAGAACCACGCCGCGAACGGCTGGTACCGGTCGAGCTACGCGCAGTTCATGCAGGACGTCACCCTGTTCTTCACCCGCGACATCGTCGCCAAGCGGGAACCCCGGACGGTGTCGCCGAGGTTCGCCGCCGAGCAGCTCATCGCGCTCTACGAGGGCCTGCAGGTGCAGTCGACGATGCTCGACACGGTCGACCTGCTCACCGCGTGGGACCGCGCCGTCGGCTTCCTGCACTTCGGGTGGTCCGAGGGCGCGTAG
- a CDS encoding TetR family transcriptional regulator: MRERNPDDKKRRLLDAALTEFARSGLAGTRIDTIASRAACSAGLVYTYFGSKEALFDAVLADISERTVAEVALDPADLPGYARRLHEAGVEHPDVQRFATWYQLERTGGRSTATDEAMSSKIEAIRRAQEHADTPPAPDAAPATLDPALDPAALALAVQALARMWFTEPEAVTAVVDPEHDEAYRSRAVEAAAAALVAGARIEASGAR, encoded by the coding sequence ATGCGCGAACGCAATCCCGACGACAAGAAGCGCCGACTCCTCGACGCCGCCCTCACCGAGTTCGCCCGCAGCGGCCTCGCCGGCACCCGGATCGACACCATCGCCTCGCGGGCCGCCTGCAGCGCCGGTCTCGTCTACACCTACTTCGGCAGCAAAGAGGCCCTCTTCGACGCCGTGCTCGCCGACATCTCCGAGCGCACCGTGGCCGAGGTCGCTCTCGATCCTGCCGACCTGCCCGGCTACGCTCGCCGGCTCCACGAGGCCGGCGTCGAGCACCCCGACGTGCAGCGCTTCGCCACCTGGTACCAGCTCGAGCGCACGGGCGGCCGCTCGACGGCGACAGACGAGGCGATGTCGAGCAAGATCGAGGCGATCCGACGGGCGCAGGAGCACGCCGACACTCCCCCGGCCCCCGACGCGGCGCCTGCGACCCTCGACCCCGCCCTCGACCCCGCCGCCCTGGCCCTCGCCGTCCAGGCGCTCGCACGCATGTGGTTCACGGAGCCCGAGGCGGTCACGGCCGTCGTCGACCCCGAGCACGACGAGGCGTACCGGAGTCGGGCCGTGGAGGCCGCCGCCGCCGCCCTCGTCGCGGGAGCCCGCATCGAGGCCTCCGGCGCCCGCTGA